The sequence ATCTTGATGATGCAGCGCGGCGAGGTGGCGCCGGAAATCAGGTTTCGTCGGCGCGCGTCAGCCAGTCGGCGAGTGCCCTGACCTTTTTCTGGCGCCACTGCGGCAGCGGTGCAAGCAGCCAGTAAGCGCGGCGCGCATCCATCGGGCCTTCGACGGCCGCGAGTTCGTTTTTCGCCAGCGCCGATTCCGCGAGCATCAGCGGCAGTACCGTGCGGCCGAGCCCCGCCATGGCCGAACTGAGCGCCTGAC comes from Bremerella sp. JC817 and encodes:
- a CDS encoding LysR substrate-binding domain-containing protein; translation: QALSSAMAGLGRTVLPLMLAESALAKNELAAVEGPMDARRAYWLLAPLPQWRQKKVRALADWLTRADET